The Arcobacter sp. CECT 8986 DNA window TGTTCCCAATATTTAAAAATAGACTTTAAAGCAACATCAACCAAAATATTTGGCTTCTCTAATTTCTTTATTTTTACACTCCATTTTAATGGAATAAAGTTTTTTGTAACTTTAATATCCATTGTAGCACCCTCTTTTGGCACAAAGTCTTTATTTAGTAATTCTACTTTTATATTTGATGGAGTTATTTTTACTAAGTTATTTACATCTAAATGAAAATCAAAAATTTCATCCAGTGTTGTATCTATATAGATAGTTCTTGTATAAGTTTGCATAAATACTCCTTTTTATTTAGTATATCCATAAAAGAAGTATTTATATATATTTTTTTTGTAAGTTTATTTATATTTGATTGAATTTTTCTAATAAGCTAACTAATTTTAAATCTTTTGCAAGTGAATATGCACTATTTCCCAAAACATCTGGCTGATTAATATCTGCTCCATTTTTAAGAAGATAATTTATACTATGAATTTTATTATATAAGACTGCATAAATAAAAGCTGTCGCATTTATCTCATCTAAAAAATTTATAATATCTAATCCACAAGATTTAAGACACTTTAACATCTTTACATCATCATTATAAACAGCAAAATGAACTGCAAAAAGTGTAGGTGTTACATATAAGTTAATTCCATTTTTAATAAGAAGTTTAACTGCATCTACATTTTTATAATATATCGCCCAATAAAGTGCATTTCGTCCTTTATTATCTCTTATGTTTATATCTGCGTTTAAAGAGATAATAGCTTCAATATTCTCATTTAATGCAACAGATTCAAAAAGTACACACCATCCTCGTTCGTCTTGATAATTTACATCATGATTACTGAACATAAGGTTTCTGAAAGAAAAAAATTCGCTAAAACTGCTATCATTAATAAAAATATTTCTACTCATGTTTATTATCTCCTTAGTTAAACTTCTAGAATATTAGCAAAAGAAAACTTAAACTATATTGATAATCGTTATTAATATTATAAATTATTTCTATTTAATTTAAATTCATTTATATTATAATTCGCTCAAAGGATTATATTTGGAAGATAGTATATTAACTCAAAGAGAGTTTTGTTATAAATGTAATAGACCACAAAGTTCTTGTATGTGCAAATTTATTAATAGCTTTGATACAAATACAAAATTTGTGATATTAATGCACCCAAAAGAGCATAGAAAGACAAAAAATGGGACAGGTAAACTAACATCTTTACAACTTAAAAATAGTGAAATATTTGTAGGAATAGACTTTTCTAACCATAAAAAGATAAATGAATATATAAAAGAGTACAACTGTTTTGTTTTATATCCACATAAAGAAGCAATACAATTAAATTCTACTTCTTTAAAACAAAAAGATTGCAATAAAAAAATTTTACTTTTTATTATAGATTCAACTTGGCCTTGCTCTAAAAGAATGTTAAAATTAAGCACAAATCTAAATAGTTTAAAAAAAGTAAGTTTTATCTCAAATCAACTATCAAATTTCAAATTTAAAACACAACCAAGTGATTACTGTTTATCAACAATAGAATCAACAAAAACAATATTAGAACTTCTAAATCACCATAAAATAGAAAATATAGAGAAATCTAAACTTGATACTTTTTTACTTCCTTTTGAAAAATTGGTAGAGTATCAAATAACATGTAGTCATAAAAGTGAAGTAAG harbors:
- a CDS encoding SRPBCC family protein, whose product is MQTYTRTIYIDTTLDEIFDFHLDVNNLVKITPSNIKVELLNKDFVPKEGATMDIKVTKNFIPLKWSVKIKKLEKPNILVDVALKSIFKYWEHQHIFEKRGNRVLLKDVVRYELPFGFLGNLINFLIYKDIDSMFKYRQETTKKLLEGK
- a CDS encoding ankyrin repeat domain-containing protein; its protein translation is MSRNIFINDSSFSEFFSFRNLMFSNHDVNYQDERGWCVLFESVALNENIEAIISLNADINIRDNKGRNALYWAIYYKNVDAVKLLIKNGINLYVTPTLFAVHFAVYNDDVKMLKCLKSCGLDIINFLDEINATAFIYAVLYNKIHSINYLLKNGADINQPDVLGNSAYSLAKDLKLVSLLEKFNQI
- a CDS encoding tRNA-uridine aminocarboxypropyltransferase, which produces MEDSILTQREFCYKCNRPQSSCMCKFINSFDTNTKFVILMHPKEHRKTKNGTGKLTSLQLKNSEIFVGIDFSNHKKINEYIKEYNCFVLYPHKEAIQLNSTSLKQKDCNKKILLFIIDSTWPCSKRMLKLSTNLNSLKKVSFISNQLSNFKFKTQPSDYCLSTIESTKTILELLNHHKIENIEKSKLDTFLLPFEKLVEYQITCSHKSEVRYKSPTI